Within the Devosia lucknowensis genome, the region GCCGGTAAAGCTGACCTCGTGCTTCTCCAGATCGATCCGCACATCGGCTCCCGGCAATGCGTCCTCCAGCGCATCACGTATCGTGCTGGCGCAGTGGTTGCAGGTCATGTCGTTGACGATGAACGTGCTCTTGTCGGTCATTTCAGTGTCCTTTCGGGCCGGCCTCGCCGGCCAGGTCATCGAGAATGGGGCAATCCGGGCGGCTGTCGC harbors:
- a CDS encoding heavy-metal-associated domain-containing protein, which produces MTDKSTFIVNDMTCNHCASTIRDALEDALPGADVRIDLEKHEVSFTGDRARGEDAIREAGYTPET